In the genome of Notamacropus eugenii isolate mMacEug1 chromosome 5, mMacEug1.pri_v2, whole genome shotgun sequence, one region contains:
- the LOC140503624 gene encoding sialic acid-binding Ig-like lectin 13: MLLLLLPLLWEGSLCQRLEVPPSVTVQEGMCAQVPCTFNTDELRLYYHESIYGFWFREGSDISRNLPVAASERNLRVEPQAQGRFHLIGNTKMNNCSLRITDARFTDRGRYFFVVRGSYRHSYRNQQLYVNVTDFIQRPDISIPEMLELGKPVTLNCTFPWACGENRPLKFSWMGAALSSKPQISEASSSSMLSFIPQHHHHGANLTCHVTFPGSSLSSERTVQLHVSYAVQNVTITMALDNRTTVFDPGNSSALVVQEGRSLHLLCAANSNPPATLSWILGDQTLLSSKPSEDGVLHLDLPHLGPADGGNYTCLVQHPLGSKDVSLSISVQYSPRIISRSCLWLKEGLSCTCSIQAEPAPSLLWSVEGKPVELNSSSDTSQVTLISSGPWANSSLRVKVDGVPNITVSCEGKNPHGTRTLLFQLLPDRPMPSHMSPKNMILGILFGAGATSLLALCLLLLLKMLRKKSVVAAAEATMEEVEDETRPSCIDLYPISPAADTALAPVAPGNAAPDELHYACLNFEEAKARENHGSTDPLTEYSEIKFQ, translated from the exons atgttgctgctactgctgccccTGCTCTGGGAGG GGTCCCTCTGCCAGAGACTGGAGGTGCCACCCTCAGTGACTGTGCAGGAGGGAATGTGTGCCCAAGTCCCCTGCACCTTCAACACTGATGAACTCAGACTCTATTACCATGAGTCCATTTATGGCTTCTGGTTCAGAGAAGGTTCTGATATTTCACGTAATTTGCCTGTGGCCGCCAGTGAGCGAAATCTGAGGGTGGAACCACAAGCCCAGGGGAGATTCCATCTCATTGGGAATACCAAGATGAACAATTGCTCCCTGAGAATCACAGATGCCCGGTTCACAGACAGAGGAAGATACTTCTTTGTTGTCCGTGGATCTTATAGACACAGTTACCGAAATCAGCAGCTTTATGTGAATGTGACAG ACTTCATCCAGAGACCAGACATCTCTATTCCAGAGATGCTAGAGTTAGGAAAACCAGTGACTCTGAACTGTACATTTCCTTGGGCCTGTGGGGAAAACAGGCCATTGAAATTCTCCTGGATGGGGGCTGCCCTCTCCTCCAAGCCACAAATATCTGAGGCTTCCTCCTCCTCGATGCTCTCCTTCATTCCTCAGCACCATCATCATGGCGCCAACCTCACCTGTCACGTCACCTTTCCTGGAAGCAGTTTGAGTTCAGAGAGAACTGTTCAACTCCATGTGTCGT ATGCTGTGCAGAATGTGACCATTACCATGGCCCTGGACAACAGGACAACAG TTTTTGACCCAGGAAACAGCTCAGCTCTTGTGGTGCAGGAGGGAAGGTCCCTTCACCTGCTCTGTGCTGCCAACAGCAATCCCCCAGCTACACTGAGCTGGATCCTGGGGGACCAAACCTTGCTCTCTTCCAAGCCCTCAGAGGATGGAGTCCTGCACCTGGATCTGCCCCACCTAGGCCCAGCAGATGGAGGCAATTACACCTGCCTGGTTCAGCATCCTCTGGGCTCCAAGGATGTCTCCCTGAGTATTTCAGTGCAGT ATTCCCCAAGGATTATCAGCCGTTCCTGCTTGTGGCTCAAGGAGGGCTTGTCCTGTACTTGTTCTATCCAAGCAGAGCCAGCCCCCTCTTTGCTTTGGTCAGTAGAGGGGAAACCTGTGGAGCTAAATAGTAGCAGTGACACCTCCCAGGTGACATTAATCAGTTCTGGGCCCTGGGCTAACAGCAGCCTGAGAGTGAAGGTGGATGGAGTCCCCAACATCACTGTCAGCTGTGAGGGGAAGAATCCCCATGGTACCCGCACCCTGCTCTTCCAGCTATTGCCAG ACAGGCCCATGCCATCTCATATGTCCCCCAAAAATATGATCCTGGGTATCCTCTTTGGAGCTGGTGCCACAAGTCTGCTAGCCCTCTGCCTCCTTCTTCT GTTAAAGATGCTCAGGAAGAAGtcagtggtagcagcagcagaagcaaccATGGAGGAAGTGGAG GATGAGACGAGGCCATCTTGCATTGATCTGTATCCCATTTCACCAGCTGCAGACACAGCCCTAGCCCCAGTAGCTCCAGGGAATGCAGCTCCAGATGAGTTACATTATGCCTGCCTCAACTTCGAAGAAGCGAAAGCAAGAGAAAACCACGGATCCACTGACCCCCTCACTGAGTACTCAGAGATTAAATTCCAATGA